Proteins encoded together in one Gemmatimonadota bacterium DH-78 window:
- a CDS encoding YajQ family cyclic di-GMP-binding protein, with product MAKTSSFDVSTGVDLQEVDNAVNQVHKEIATRYDFKGTDCTLDFDRKTASIKLEADDEYRLGQLLQVLREKLTRRGVPVKNLDEGDSEIGTLGRARQTVGLKQGIDQETAKKIVKAVKDGGFKKVQVAIQGEELRVSAPARDTLQEVIAFLKKGDWGLELQFGNYR from the coding sequence ATGGCCAAGACCAGCTCCTTCGACGTCTCCACCGGAGTCGACCTGCAGGAGGTCGACAACGCCGTGAACCAGGTGCACAAGGAGATCGCGACCCGGTACGACTTCAAGGGCACCGACTGCACCCTCGACTTCGACCGGAAGACGGCCTCCATCAAGCTCGAGGCCGACGACGAGTACCGGCTCGGTCAGCTGCTGCAGGTGCTGCGCGAGAAGCTCACCCGACGCGGAGTCCCCGTGAAGAATCTGGACGAGGGGGACTCCGAGATCGGCACCCTCGGCCGGGCCCGGCAGACGGTGGGCCTCAAGCAGGGCATCGACCAGGAGACCGCCAAGAAGATCGTGAAGGCCGTGAAGGACGGGGGCTTCAAGAAGGTGCAGGTGGCGATCCAGGGCGAGGAACTGCGGGTGAGCGCCCCGGCGCGCGACACCCTCCAGGAGGTGATCGCCTTTCTCAAGAAGGGCGATTGGGGCCTGGAGCTGCAGTTCGGCAACTACCGCTGA